The genomic stretch gtataacatgtttttgtgacTTATTCTTAGATAATTGTttcatgtcctttgaacagttgtctaacaaatataatttgcctagagtCCATTTTTTAGATATTAACAAATAAGAATttttttgaataatatgttacagtcctTTCCAAATTCATGCCCAATTGATATTACGGAAAAAATTCTAGATTTAAATCCCTATCAGAAGGGTTTAATAGccgtcatttataatatgatcatgaaaatacagccagggatgtcagataaaattatgaatgaatgggaaaaagaacttcaattTCCTTTACCTACAgagcaatgggagaaaattttagaGTTAGTAAACTTCTTTTCTATATGTGCCAagcatgccctaatacaattcaaggtgCTACATAGGGTCCATATGTCCAAGgacaaacttgctcgattttattcccACGTTAATTCCAATCTGTGATAGATGCCATTCTGAAGTAGCCTCTTTgactcacatgttttggtcttgcccttgcttgcaaaaatactggaaagatatttttggtataaTTTCAACAGTTTTGAGTATTAATTTGCAACCTCAAGCAATTTCTGGCTTAGCAATGGTGGATAACAGTTATTTATCCCCTTCAGcttggcggatgattgcatttgttacattagtggctagaagatccattctattgaactggaaagaaattagtcCCCCAaatacatttcaatggttttcaaaAACTGTATcttgtctgagtttagaaaaaatcagaagtgtcatttttgacccttcggtcaaatttgaagaaacctggagaccatttattcaacattttcatacgaGTTAAATTGACCTTTCCCAAACCTTTTTCTTATCACCTTTAGTTATTTGGATAGAGGTGTagagttattgacactactgtgtatacCTGATATGATACAATAGCCCATGTCGGTTGGGTTAGCTGTTGTTTTTATTTGGGGgttttatttttgtaaatacAGTATGAGTCTGGGACGTTATTATATCTGATTTATtaactttttgtatttgcattccaACCTTATTAaatatgtactctcaagctctctgtatttgttgtttttttcttatgttttgtctgaaaattaataaaaagatttaaaaagaaaatgaagTGAATTGGTTCAACTGGGACACACTATAAATGTCGCCTGCACCTGGGTGAATTTCACCTGGACCAGCATCCAGAATGGGTACAGGTTGAACCACAGGGAAAGTCAAGAATTATTTCCCTGCATATCACTTCCTTGGTGAAATTGTCTCAACTGCCAGCTGTTGAATATATACAATACAGTTCAGGGTGAGAGGTTCTGTTTTAGATCTGAGACCAACAAATGAGACCCCACTGGCATTACaacaataagaccataacatataggagcagaatcaggccatttggcccattgagcctgctctgccatttctgcatggctgatccaattttcctcacagccccaatctcctgctttctccccgtaactcttcatgccctgaccaattaagaatctatcaacctccgccttaaatatacataaagacccggtctccacagctgcctgttaaagaaattgctccttatctctgttctaaatggatgctcctctatctgaggctgtatcctctggtcttagactctcctaccagaggaaacatcctctccacatccagtctatcaaggcctttcaccatttaataggttATGTGAattaggtcacatctcatccttatgaattctagtgaatacaggcccagagccatcaaactctcttcatatttttaaaattattcagTTATGGGTTGTGGGCATCACATACATTGCCCCTCCCtcgttgcccttgagaaggtggtgatgagctgccttcgtgaaccgctgcagtccctgagatgtaggtacacccacagtgctgttagggagggaattccatgattttgacccagcaacaatgaaggaacagcaatacgtttccaagtcaggatggtgagaggatttccaagtggtggtgttcccaggtatctgctgttctcgtcgaTCTAGATGATAGTGGTCGTGGGTCTAGAAGGTGTTGCCTTAGGAACTTtgatgtgttgttgcagtgcatcctGTAGATACTGTAAATGTTTGTCAGTGGTGGAGGGGATtgaatgcttgtggaaggggtaccaatcaaatgggctgccttgtactggatggtgtcaagcttcctgAGTGTTGATGGAGATGCACTCATTCAggattccattacactcctgacctgagctcGTAGTTGGTGGACAGGCTTTTGAGAGTCAAGTGGTGAGTTACTtgccacaggattcctagcctttgacctgctctagtagccacagtgtttatatggctagaccagttcggTTTCCTGTCAATGGCAACCCctaggatgttgatagtagggaaCTGAGTGATAGTGATGctactgaatgtcaagggacaatggttagagcctctcttgttggagatggtcattgcctggcacttgtgtggctcaaatgttacttgccacttgtcagcccaagcctggatattgtaaGGTCCTGTTGCATTTGGGTAtaaactgcttcactatctgaggagtcaagaatggtgcagaacattgtggagtcatctgtgaacatccccacttctgaccttatgatggaagaAAGGTCATTGATGAAACAGTTGAAGATGGTTAATTCTAGgtcaagctattcaatcctggattcattttctttgaactttctccagtttctgcacatcctttctaagataagggaccaaaaccttctcacagtactccaagaaacAGAGTCAGCTAGTGGAAGACCCCAGAGGTCTTGCCATTTTACATCGGAGATGGAAAATGGAGGTCCCACTATTAAGCAGAGCTTACTTGGCTTGGGGATGAAGGGAAAGGAAGCTATCATGGAGTCCTGGCAAAATCTCACCCatcaggatcctgtaatgtgttggattgttcctAGTTTTTCTcggcattttctgtatttattgtcttgaatttgttgatcTTTTGTTATGTATTTTTGACaatatttttgtgttaaccatcTGGTCCTGTTTTGCCACAAGGAACCACCTGATCTGGGGATAATAATagtaattattatttttattattattaattttttctctTTCATTTGTACTTGCACAGGTTTTTTTTGCGTATTGGTTGttgttggtctttcattgattcaattgtctTTCTcatatttactgtaaatgcccacaagaaaattagtcTCAGGGTTGTCCCTGGTGGCATACATGTagtctgaaaataaatttactttgaactttgacctttgaacataTTAGTGATGCTTTATTCACAATCCTTCTGTGGTACATTCTGACCAGACTAATTGAGTAGAACATCTACAATCTAATGAGAAATactgtggctatacttcattaagcaTTTAATGAAACTGGGTATATCACTAAAGACTTGCAAATGTGCTgaggtaccatggagagcattctaactggttgcatcaccatctggtatggaggggccactgcaaagAACTGGGAAAAAACTGCAgtaggttgcaaactcagcctgctctagactccccagcatccaggacagcttcaaaaggcgatgccttaaaaaggtggcatccatcacccaggatgtgtcCTCTCTTTAATGAggtggtccaggagcctgaagacacacatttaacattttatgaacagcttcttccccgctgccatcagatttccgaatggacaatgaacagaTGTATGCTACCTCTCTATGTTTTTCTTTATTTGCTCTTTCCTTTTAgcactacttagttaatttaattatatatatatttcttattgcaatttatagttttttatgtatTGAAATGCACTGCTGTCAAagagtaacaaatttcacagcataagcCTGtcgtattaaacctgattctgattctgattcctaacGTTCAACGTCAGGGCACTGGGGGGCAACTGTGGTTGCTCATTCCTTGCTAGCTGAGAAGGTGTTACGCTAGGGTCCTCTTGGATGGCTCCACGACAAACTTGTAGGCAGGTGGCGGGGTCTGTGAGGAATGGCAACCATAGCTGCGGCCTTCCGAGCAGTGGTGTTCCTGTGGGCTGAAGCTGCAGTTCAGGCTGGAAGAGGTGTCGGTGCAGAGCAGGGCGGACGAGGATGGAATCCCGTCCAGCGGATCCTGGGCGAACGGGTGGAAAGTGGAGGCTCGGAAGTTCTGCTTCCTGTCATAGCTGTCGGCCTGGTCCTGGGACCACTGACGTTGGAAGGTGAGAGTGCTCGCCAAGGGCAGGTTGCTGTCTCCGTGCCTGTCGTAGCTGTTGGTGCGGTAGAAGCTGCTCCGAGTCAGCACCGCGTTGTGAGGAGACGTCCGGGAACGGCGGCTTGTGGTCTGGGAGATGGTGGCGCTCGCCTGCTTCTGGCAGGACAGGACTGCCAACAAGATCCAGATGAAGACGCCAATTACAATCCCGATCACCACCGACACCCAGAAGTACAGGATAATCCCATCTGAGTGAAAGAAGGACAAGACAACACCGTTATGAAAAAGACATGAGTCACTTCCTGCACTTTCCACAAAACAA from Hemitrygon akajei chromosome 7, sHemAka1.3, whole genome shotgun sequence encodes the following:
- the LOC140730241 gene encoding myc target protein 1 homolog, with the translated sequence MVQGNFQKETFYSVRKGERGVTTSRLLVLCSVLELLGGTVSVKLTMVYNNTTAILQIQELRNALMDGIILYFWVSVVIGIVIGVFIWILLAVLSCQKQASATISQTTSRRSRTSPHNAVLTRSSFYRTNSYDRHGDSNLPLASTLTFQRQWSQDQADSYDRKQNFRASTFHPFAQDPLDGIPSSSALLCTDTSSSLNCSFSPQEHHCSEGRSYGCHSSQTPPPAYKFVVEPSKRTLA